A window of Cohnella herbarum contains these coding sequences:
- a CDS encoding fatty acid desaturase, which yields MTNPNHAQLKKGVAPYEKSNTKSSVKQLLNTLPPFFLLWAAAYLSLSVSYWLALPFIILAAGFVIRTFIIFHDCCHQSFFKSRKANEVMGTITGILTLFPYQQWKHSHSIHHSTSSNLDKRGIGDMWLLTIEEYVAAPWWKRTYYRIYRNPLVMFGIGPLAIFLVEYRFNVKGARRAEKINTWITNIGIIALYGVLMWALGWQNFLLVQAPIFWISGALGIWLFYVQHQFEDSYFEHNEEWSYVKAAVEGSSYYKLPKVLQWLTGNIGFHHVHHLSPRVPNYNLEEAHTAVPPLQHATTITLSESFRSLKFKLWDEDNKRFVSFKAIKNLDKSGAVPTIKKPEPPISGEVA from the coding sequence ATGACTAATCCGAACCATGCACAATTGAAAAAAGGCGTCGCTCCTTATGAAAAATCAAATACGAAATCAAGCGTTAAACAGCTCCTGAACACTTTGCCGCCCTTTTTCCTGCTGTGGGCCGCCGCTTACCTAAGCTTATCCGTTTCCTACTGGCTCGCGTTACCGTTCATCATTCTCGCTGCGGGATTCGTCATTCGCACCTTTATCATTTTTCACGATTGCTGCCACCAATCCTTCTTCAAGAGCCGCAAAGCCAACGAAGTGATGGGTACCATTACGGGAATTCTAACCCTTTTCCCTTATCAGCAGTGGAAGCATAGCCATTCCATTCATCATTCAACGAGCAGTAATCTGGATAAACGCGGAATCGGCGACATGTGGTTGCTAACGATCGAGGAATACGTTGCGGCTCCATGGTGGAAAAGAACGTATTACCGGATTTACCGGAACCCGCTCGTCATGTTCGGCATCGGACCGCTAGCGATTTTCCTCGTCGAATACAGATTCAACGTAAAAGGCGCAAGACGCGCGGAAAAAATAAATACTTGGATCACCAATATCGGCATTATCGCGTTATACGGCGTATTGATGTGGGCGCTGGGATGGCAAAACTTCTTGCTCGTTCAAGCTCCGATTTTCTGGATTTCCGGCGCATTGGGCATTTGGCTGTTCTACGTGCAGCATCAATTCGAGGACTCCTATTTCGAGCACAACGAGGAATGGAGTTACGTGAAAGCGGCGGTCGAAGGAAGTTCGTATTATAAGCTTCCGAAGGTGCTTCAGTGGCTGACCGGTAATATCGGCTTCCACCACGTTCACCATTTAAGCCCTAGAGTCCCGAACTATAACCTGGAAGAAGCTCATACAGCAGTGCCTCCGTTGCAACATGCGACGACGATCACTTTGTCCGAGAGCTTCAGGTCTCTGAAGTTCAAGCTATGGGATGAGGATAATAAACGCTTCGTGAGTTTTAAGGCGATCAAAAACCTTGATAAATCCGGGGCTGTACCGACGATTAAGAAGCCTGAGCCTCCGATTAGCGGAGAAGTCGCCTAG
- a CDS encoding sensor histidine kinase: MYKKLKKIQIFPKTTGVSPYVWLMFCILPFYFIFRASTDLEIVSGITMIILFFVCYRLTLNAKGWPVYVGTSIQIAISIAMTLLFNYAYFAFFLAFFIGNIQNKAGFITLYTVHIVTSFVAVNLGFIMQDKFFITQTPFILISLLGIILLPLNSYNRNKRGELQEQLKDANIRIADLVKMEERQRIARDLHDTLGQKLSLIGLKSDLAYKLIAKNPDKARAEMKDVQQTARTALHEVRLLVSRMRGTKLEEEIVRIKQILKAAQIEFTIKGDPTLPGISLLSENVLSMCLKEAVNNVVKHSEATSCCLSLEQTPTEVIMKVHDNGDNRTNELNFKNGHGLQGMKERLEFVNGTLEISLKEGTTIITRIPQIVRRMEKEDNA, encoded by the coding sequence ATGTACAAGAAGTTAAAGAAAATTCAAATTTTCCCGAAAACGACAGGCGTAAGCCCTTATGTATGGCTTATGTTCTGCATACTGCCTTTCTATTTCATCTTCCGCGCCTCGACCGATCTCGAGATCGTGAGCGGAATTACCATGATCATCCTATTCTTCGTCTGTTATCGGCTGACCTTGAACGCTAAAGGTTGGCCGGTTTACGTAGGGACAAGCATCCAGATCGCAATCTCCATCGCGATGACGCTGTTATTCAACTATGCATATTTCGCTTTCTTCTTAGCCTTCTTCATCGGCAACATTCAGAATAAAGCCGGGTTTATTACTTTATACACCGTTCATATCGTGACCAGCTTCGTTGCAGTAAATCTAGGCTTCATTATGCAAGATAAATTTTTCATTACGCAAACCCCGTTCATCTTGATTAGTTTGCTCGGCATCATCCTTCTTCCGCTCAACAGCTATAACCGCAACAAGCGCGGCGAACTGCAAGAGCAACTCAAAGACGCGAATATTCGAATCGCCGATTTGGTCAAGATGGAGGAACGGCAACGTATCGCCCGCGATTTGCACGACACGCTCGGCCAGAAGCTGTCGCTGATCGGCCTCAAGAGCGATCTAGCCTATAAACTCATCGCCAAGAACCCGGATAAGGCTCGCGCCGAGATGAAAGACGTTCAACAAACGGCCAGAACGGCGTTGCATGAAGTCAGGCTGCTCGTCTCCAGAATGCGCGGAACCAAGCTCGAAGAAGAGATCGTGCGCATTAAGCAAATTCTAAAGGCGGCACAGATCGAATTCACGATTAAAGGAGATCCGACATTGCCCGGCATCTCTCTCCTCTCGGAGAACGTATTGAGCATGTGCTTGAAGGAAGCCGTTAATAATGTAGTTAAGCATAGCGAAGCTACTTCCTGTTGCCTATCCCTGGAGCAAACACCGACTGAGGTCATTATGAAAGTTCACGACAATGGCGACAATCGGACGAACGAATTGAACTTCAAGAACGGTCATGGCTTGCAAGGAATGAAAGAACGGTTGGAATTCGTGAACGGAACTTTGGAAATTTCATTAAAAGAAGGAACGACGATCATTACGAGAATTCCGCAAATCGTAAGGCGCATGGAAAAGGAGGACAATGCATGA
- a CDS encoding response regulator transcription factor, whose translation MIRIVIAEDQRMLLGALGSLLDLEEDMVVVGKASDGAKAIELVRLHEPDICIMDIEMPGKTGLEAAEELKELPCKVIILTTFARAGYFDRAIKAGVSGYLLKDSPSDELASTIRSVLAGKRIYAAELVDEAYGGDNDNPLTDREKEVLELIADGKNTKEIATELYLTTGTIRNYISIILDKLNVSNRVEAIKRFNEKGWFK comes from the coding sequence ATGATTCGTATCGTTATCGCAGAGGATCAACGCATGCTGTTAGGCGCGCTCGGCTCTCTGCTCGATCTTGAAGAGGACATGGTCGTCGTCGGCAAAGCTTCGGACGGCGCGAAAGCAATCGAACTCGTACGTCTCCACGAACCCGACATCTGTATTATGGATATCGAGATGCCGGGAAAAACCGGTCTTGAAGCGGCTGAAGAGCTTAAAGAATTGCCATGCAAGGTCATTATCTTAACGACCTTCGCCCGCGCGGGTTACTTCGATCGCGCCATCAAGGCAGGAGTAAGTGGTTATTTGTTAAAAGACAGCCCGAGCGACGAGCTGGCTAGCACGATCCGAAGCGTATTGGCGGGCAAACGGATCTACGCCGCGGAACTCGTTGACGAGGCCTACGGCGGAGATAACGATAATCCGTTAACGGATCGGGAGAAGGAAGTGCTCGAATTGATCGCCGATGGCAAGAACACGAAAGAAATCGCCACGGAGCTCTACCTTACGACCGGTACGATACGGAATTACATCTCCATCATCTTAGACAAGCTCAACGTAAGCAATCGCGTAGAAGCGATCAAGCGATTCAACGAAAAGGGCTGGTTCAAATAA
- a CDS encoding glucosaminidase domain-containing protein encodes MRRKLMSRVMIYALGLALLLTLGMRFQQLNNDQKPVSPAPILLSQPSVKPVDTIIDTTSATVPLSTITDSASIRSKNEPIQDIAKSPDSEVRISALVSSSIRTYEVTAYYLNVRANAYPKSKIIDIVKKGTKLAVSRTTDNGWLRINGGGYVHGDYAKLVDEGIIKSGEETREADGLKEPNELKESDEASDDIQAIEEDSEVVKPSSTVGTESGLTEEDISVIFNGTALEGHGLEQTILEVEEEYGINALFTIAVMKLESGNGSSRLAKNKNNLFGLNASGKDAHKRAFSFETKGDSVRKFGQLLSKNYVGKGYTTIEKIATKYCPANSKWSGLVKNIMTKDYKKLNVI; translated from the coding sequence ATGCGTAGGAAGCTAATGAGCCGTGTGATGATTTATGCGTTAGGATTAGCTCTGCTGTTAACTTTAGGAATGAGATTTCAACAGTTGAATAACGATCAGAAGCCCGTTTCCCCTGCTCCGATACTTTTGTCGCAACCATCCGTTAAGCCGGTCGATACAATTATCGATACAACTAGCGCAACCGTACCGCTGAGCACGATAACCGATTCGGCATCGATCCGATCAAAGAATGAACCGATCCAAGACATAGCCAAGAGTCCGGATAGCGAAGTGCGTATCTCGGCCCTCGTAAGTTCATCGATTCGTACATACGAAGTTACGGCGTATTATCTTAACGTACGGGCGAATGCCTATCCGAAATCGAAAATCATCGATATCGTCAAGAAGGGGACGAAGCTTGCCGTTTCGAGAACGACGGATAACGGTTGGCTGAGAATTAACGGCGGAGGGTATGTACATGGCGACTATGCCAAGTTGGTGGATGAGGGGATAATTAAAAGCGGAGAAGAGACGAGGGAAGCAGATGGATTGAAGGAACCTAATGAACTGAAGGAATCCGACGAAGCGAGTGATGACATACAAGCTATAGAGGAAGATTCCGAGGTCGTGAAGCCGTCGTCGACGGTAGGAACGGAATCGGGGCTTACGGAAGAAGATATCTCCGTTATTTTTAACGGGACGGCTCTAGAGGGGCATGGACTGGAGCAGACGATTCTCGAGGTCGAAGAGGAGTATGGCATTAACGCTTTGTTTACGATCGCGGTTATGAAGCTGGAGAGCGGTAACGGGAGCAGTAGATTGGCTAAGAACAAGAACAATCTGTTCGGTCTTAACGCGTCAGGCAAAGATGCGCATAAGAGAGCGTTCAGCTTCGAGACGAAAGGGGACAGCGTACGAAAATTCGGTCAGTTGCTCTCCAAAAATTACGTGGGTAAAGGGTACACGACGATCGAGAAGATTGCGACGAAATATTGTCCGGCGAATTCCAAGTGGTCGGGGCTCGTTAAAAATATTATGACTAAGGACTACAAGAAGCTGAACGTTATTTGA
- a CDS encoding endospore germination permease: MSAVNSKISFLQACMILMLMNGLTNHVIVNPMLLDAAGRDSWISVIAAGVLFVPWCLFLSVFMKRSGQSELRPWLAKQTHPIVAWILTIPLIIQLYLIGAMTIVHTSAWTVTNYLPSTPKIVLSIVLTVLCATFAHWGIRVIAVMSGILLPFVILLGIFAGVSNYPEKNFNMLKPYLEFGISPVINGMIYAGGGFVEIIVLIALQHHINAKVRPLHLLIYSSIMVYIMVGPLFGAITEFGPLEAAKQMVSPFEQWRLVRLGSYVEHVDFFSVYQWLAGACVRISLSIFLVIDLLPLRNSHTKNSYIMLIALSYIVLSVVPINEYTFYLWMYRFYFPISLVVLLAVSIAWVSVSAFAKQAKGGKT; this comes from the coding sequence TTGTCAGCAGTCAACAGTAAAATCAGCTTCTTGCAAGCATGCATGATACTCATGTTGATGAACGGACTTACGAATCATGTCATCGTTAATCCGATGCTTCTGGATGCAGCCGGCCGGGATTCTTGGATATCCGTTATCGCGGCCGGGGTGTTGTTCGTTCCCTGGTGCCTGTTTCTTAGCGTCTTCATGAAACGTTCCGGGCAAAGCGAACTTCGTCCGTGGTTAGCCAAACAAACCCATCCGATCGTGGCATGGATTCTTACTATTCCTCTGATTATTCAACTTTATTTAATCGGAGCGATGACGATCGTACATACATCGGCTTGGACGGTCACCAACTATCTCCCTTCGACTCCGAAGATCGTACTGTCGATCGTGCTAACGGTGCTCTGCGCAACGTTCGCGCATTGGGGAATTCGGGTTATCGCCGTGATGTCCGGGATCTTGCTCCCGTTCGTCATCCTGCTCGGCATATTTGCCGGCGTGTCCAATTATCCGGAAAAAAACTTCAATATGCTCAAGCCGTACTTGGAATTCGGAATATCCCCCGTGATCAACGGGATGATCTATGCAGGCGGAGGTTTCGTTGAAATCATTGTACTCATCGCCTTGCAGCATCACATAAATGCCAAGGTTCGTCCGCTACATCTACTCATCTACTCATCAATCATGGTCTACATTATGGTTGGACCGTTGTTCGGGGCGATCACGGAATTCGGACCACTCGAAGCAGCCAAACAAATGGTGTCCCCTTTCGAGCAATGGAGGTTGGTCAGGCTCGGATCCTACGTCGAGCATGTCGATTTCTTCTCCGTCTATCAGTGGCTTGCCGGGGCTTGCGTGCGAATCAGCTTGTCCATATTCTTGGTGATCGACCTCTTGCCGTTGCGCAATTCCCACACGAAAAACAGTTACATCATGCTCATCGCCTTGAGTTACATCGTGTTGTCCGTCGTCCCGATCAATGAATACACCTTCTACCTATGGATGTATCGCTTCTATTTCCCGATATCGCTGGTCGTCTTATTGGCGGTTTCGATCGCATGGGTATCGGTGTCCGCGTTCGCCAAACAAGCCAAAGGAGGAAAAACATGA
- a CDS encoding spore germination protein yields MTTRPQSASEKWDEVKLRELFVHSADVQIQSCKLDDQPNSEVMLIFSEGLCDSVQIAQIVLPELEKLIKKAQFSDLLSGEITGTLPLIYIKEEESADTLIEYLFQGDLILFFKASERMYKMNICNRPQRMPEESNTEISIKGPKDGFTEDLVINVALIRKRIRSTSLNYETFTLGRRTKTKIGLLYFQDILSPKILKEVRVRISKIDVDGIYSINQLEEMLSDSKFTIFPTFAVTGRPDYVVNSLLAGRFILIVDGIPMVLIGPAGLSLIMKSPEDIHFNYTYISFARIIRLVSLFLSIVLPGFWVSLTAFHQDQIPFRMMATIAGARLGLPLSAQMEMFILLMLIEIFREAGVRLPSNIGQTLTVVGGLIIGDASIRAGLVSPSVVVVGAITAVTSVTLVNQSLSTVVSLVRLVTFLVAAFLGMYGLILSLILLVAYMSRLQSFGVPYLTPISPLHIKDVAVSYLRLPFAKIRTRPIAMEPIDPDHQEDQGP; encoded by the coding sequence ATGACGACACGACCGCAATCGGCATCAGAGAAATGGGACGAAGTTAAACTCCGCGAGCTCTTCGTCCATTCGGCGGATGTGCAAATTCAAAGCTGCAAGCTTGACGACCAACCGAATTCCGAAGTGATGCTAATATTCTCTGAAGGACTGTGCGACTCCGTTCAAATCGCGCAAATCGTCCTCCCGGAATTAGAAAAGCTGATTAAGAAAGCTCAGTTCTCCGACTTACTATCCGGAGAAATCACGGGAACGTTGCCTCTTATTTATATTAAAGAAGAGGAATCCGCGGATACTCTTATTGAGTATCTCTTTCAAGGCGATCTCATTTTGTTTTTCAAGGCAAGCGAACGAATGTACAAAATGAATATTTGCAATCGGCCGCAACGGATGCCAGAGGAATCCAATACGGAAATTTCGATCAAAGGACCTAAGGATGGCTTTACGGAAGATCTCGTCATTAACGTCGCGCTCATTCGCAAACGAATCCGCAGCACCAGCCTGAATTATGAAACGTTTACTCTGGGCAGGAGAACGAAGACGAAGATCGGCCTGTTATATTTTCAAGACATTCTATCTCCCAAAATCTTAAAAGAAGTCCGCGTAAGAATAAGCAAGATCGACGTCGATGGGATCTACAGCATCAACCAGCTCGAAGAAATGTTATCCGATTCTAAATTCACGATCTTCCCCACGTTCGCCGTGACCGGACGCCCCGACTATGTCGTGAACAGCCTGCTTGCGGGAAGGTTTATCTTGATCGTAGACGGTATTCCGATGGTCCTTATTGGTCCAGCCGGCTTATCGCTCATTATGAAATCGCCCGAGGATATTCATTTTAACTACACCTATATTTCCTTCGCACGCATTATTAGGCTAGTAAGCCTCTTTCTGTCTATCGTGCTGCCTGGCTTTTGGGTATCGCTTACGGCGTTTCATCAAGATCAAATTCCTTTCCGAATGATGGCTACGATCGCAGGAGCGCGGCTCGGACTTCCTCTGTCCGCGCAGATGGAGATGTTTATCCTGCTTATGTTGATCGAGATCTTTCGGGAAGCCGGCGTTCGCCTGCCCAGCAACATCGGACAGACGCTAACCGTCGTCGGAGGTCTGATTATCGGCGACGCATCGATCCGCGCCGGCCTCGTATCGCCTTCCGTCGTCGTAGTGGGCGCCATTACGGCGGTAACTTCCGTTACGTTAGTCAACCAAAGTCTAAGTACCGTCGTCAGTCTCGTTAGGCTGGTCACGTTTCTCGTTGCGGCGTTTCTCGGGATGTACGGTTTAATTCTCAGTCTTATCCTTCTCGTTGCTTATATGTCTAGACTGCAATCCTTCGGCGTGCCTTACCTTACTCCCATATCTCCGCTCCATATTAAAGATGTTGCCGTATCCTACCTTAGGCTCCCCTTCGCCAAGATCAGAACCAGGCCAATCGCTATGGAGCCGATCGACCCTGATCACCAAGAGGATCAAGGTCCATGA
- a CDS encoding Ger(x)C family spore germination protein gives MKRLLLLGSALIFLFPLTGCWNSKDIQNMDYVTAIGLDFVDGKYITYVQVLNFTNIGRSETLEVGKSVPIWVGKGEGSTISESLSSIYATSQMRIFWGHVKTIVCTENVLKRGVRDAYNAMNRFGDVRYNILIFGTKEKLSDIFIQKSIFNLSPLDTLMFSPEQIYAQRSFIVPKTGNQVIAQINEPGEPGMLPSLTINKGTWREDKNSKSLLKINGAYFFNQDKMAAWLSEDELAGTRWSQKELKRSLIRIPAEGKAIATMVMINPHYKVDIDVVDGKVWYDVSLKIDATLDELMKDVSIDYLEQQASEVISDEIRESFHNGLKKQVDVLMLEETLYRNRPKEWHRLHKSQAFLLDHECLRKIIVKVDLRNTGKYKGRTK, from the coding sequence ATGAAACGGCTTTTGCTTCTGGGTAGCGCGCTGATCTTTCTGTTTCCGTTAACGGGCTGTTGGAATTCCAAAGATATTCAGAACATGGACTATGTTACCGCGATCGGGTTGGATTTCGTGGATGGTAAATACATTACCTATGTACAAGTATTGAACTTCACCAATATCGGCAGATCCGAAACGCTTGAAGTCGGCAAATCCGTCCCGATATGGGTAGGTAAAGGTGAGGGCTCGACGATATCCGAATCGTTATCGTCTATTTACGCCACGTCTCAGATGCGCATCTTCTGGGGGCATGTCAAAACGATCGTGTGCACGGAGAACGTGTTAAAGAGAGGCGTGAGAGATGCCTATAACGCAATGAATCGGTTCGGAGATGTTCGGTATAACATTCTTATTTTCGGTACCAAAGAAAAGCTCAGCGACATCTTCATCCAGAAATCCATTTTTAACTTATCGCCATTGGATACGCTCATGTTTTCTCCCGAGCAAATCTATGCCCAGCGTTCGTTTATCGTACCTAAGACCGGCAACCAAGTCATTGCGCAAATCAACGAGCCTGGCGAGCCTGGAATGTTACCCTCCCTCACGATTAACAAGGGAACCTGGCGCGAGGACAAAAATTCGAAATCCTTGCTTAAGATCAACGGGGCGTATTTCTTTAATCAGGATAAAATGGCGGCCTGGCTCTCTGAAGATGAATTGGCGGGTACCCGTTGGTCGCAAAAAGAGCTAAAGAGATCCTTGATCAGAATCCCTGCCGAAGGAAAAGCGATCGCCACGATGGTTATGATCAATCCGCATTATAAGGTGGATATCGATGTCGTAGACGGGAAAGTATGGTATGACGTCAGCTTAAAAATCGATGCCACGCTTGATGAATTAATGAAGGACGTCTCCATCGATTACCTTGAACAACAAGCAAGTGAAGTCATAAGCGACGAAATCAGGGAAAGCTTCCATAACGGATTAAAGAAGCAGGTCGATGTCCTCATGCTGGAGGAGACGCTCTATCGAAATCGTCCCAAAGAATGGCATAGGCTTCACAAGTCCCAAGCGTTCTTACTTGACCATGAATGCCTTAGGAAGATTATCGTCAAAGTCGACTTAAGGAACACGGGAAAATATAAGGGCAGAACGAAGTAG
- a CDS encoding metal-dependent hydrolase — protein MKGTTHLAIGGAIGAAACLIYPFQFDHAAMYVCIAGFSALSADLDGPSLLSGKLGKLSKLLRNLALWTGIGFVAVFAYLYFVRDTLYPIFSTISVAMFILGLITKEGTIRNALVSAIGCALLYAGWDTQQNWLMGFGLFVAWVPWLKHRGMTHTIWALVLWGAIGRGLEQQLGIDGITVVAVAGYASHLIADTLTPNGVKWLYPIYKKSIKLHL, from the coding sequence ATGAAAGGGACGACTCATCTAGCCATTGGAGGCGCCATTGGGGCGGCGGCCTGCCTGATTTACCCATTCCAATTCGATCATGCGGCGATGTACGTTTGCATTGCCGGCTTCTCGGCGTTAAGCGCGGATTTGGATGGCCCTAGCCTATTAAGCGGTAAACTCGGCAAGCTGTCCAAATTGCTGCGCAACCTAGCTCTATGGACGGGGATTGGCTTCGTTGCCGTATTTGCCTACCTGTATTTTGTTCGGGATACGCTCTATCCCATCTTCAGCACCATCTCCGTTGCGATGTTTATCCTCGGACTGATCACCAAAGAAGGCACGATCCGTAATGCTCTCGTAAGCGCGATCGGCTGCGCGCTGCTCTATGCCGGATGGGATACTCAGCAGAATTGGTTGATGGGCTTCGGTTTATTCGTGGCTTGGGTTCCTTGGTTAAAACATCGGGGAATGACGCATACGATATGGGCTTTGGTACTATGGGGAGCGATCGGCCGGGGGCTTGAGCAACAGCTTGGGATCGATGGAATAACGGTCGTTGCGGTCGCGGGATATGCTTCTCACCTGATCGCGGACACCTTAACGCCTAATGGCGTAAAATGGCTGTATCCGATCTATAAGAAATCGATTAAGCTTCATCTGTAA
- a CDS encoding PH domain-containing protein, giving the protein MLNEDVLWQGKPFNYGIPSFTRYQITERRVIVERGIFTKRREEIQLYRVRDINLKRNLIERMLKFGDITIFSTDTTSPTYILRNIRDSVRVSDLLGQAAENARLKYRAQELTEVQVQ; this is encoded by the coding sequence ATGTTGAACGAGGATGTGTTATGGCAGGGCAAACCTTTCAACTATGGAATCCCAAGTTTTACCCGTTATCAAATTACGGAACGAAGAGTCATTGTGGAAAGAGGCATTTTCACCAAAAGACGCGAAGAAATCCAATTGTATCGCGTGCGGGATATTAACTTGAAGAGGAATTTGATCGAGAGAATGCTCAAGTTCGGGGACATTACGATTTTCTCCACCGATACGACTTCACCGACTTATATTCTTAGAAATATAAGAGACAGCGTTAGAGTGTCGGACCTTCTCGGTCAGGCAGCCGAAAATGCTAGACTCAAATACAGAGCTCAAGAGCTTACCGAAGTTCAAGTTCAATAA